A stretch of Strix aluco isolate bStrAlu1 chromosome 16, bStrAlu1.hap1, whole genome shotgun sequence DNA encodes these proteins:
- the RHOD gene encoding rho-related GTP-binding protein RhoD, producing the protein MQQEHGGQNPRPPEAEVKAVVVGDGGCGKTSLLMAFASGDFPKVYVPTVFEKYTASIHVGGKSVMIHLWDTAGQEDYDRLRPLSYSDANVVLICFDVTNPHSYDNILTKWYPEVNHFCKGIPVLLVGCKTDLRQDRWVLFKLQQARLYPISHQQAKAMARQIHAVSYWECSAKYQENIRNIFAEACRAARSAARQRQRRRRPWGGCVLC; encoded by the exons ATGCAGCAGGAGCACGGGGGGCAGAACCCGAGACCCCCCGAGGCCGAGGTCAAGGCTGTTGTGGTGGGGGACGGGGGCTGCGGGAAGACGTCTCTGCTGATGGCCTTCGCCAGCGGGGATTTCCCCAAG GTCTACGTCCCTACTGTGTTTGAGAAGTACACAGCCTCCATCCACGTTGGCGGCAAATCCGTGATGATCCACCTCTGGGACACAGCAG GACAAGAAGACTACGACAGGCTTCGCCCGCTGTCCTACTCAGACGCCAATGTCGTCCTCATCTGCTTTGACGTCACCAACCCCCACAGCTATGACAACATCCTAACGAAG TGGTACCCAGAGGTGAACCACTTCTGCAAGGGCATCCCAGTGCTGCTGGTGGGCTGCAAGACTGACCTGCGGCAGGACCGGTGGGTACTGTTCAAGCTGCAGCAGGCACGTCTGTATCCCATCTCCCACCAGCAGGcaa AGGCCATGGCCCGGCAGATCCATGCTGTGTCCTACTGGGAGTGCTCGGCCAAGTACCAGGAGAACATCAGGAACATCTTCGCCGAGGCCTGCCGTGCCGCCCGCAGTGCTGCTCGTCAGCGCCAGCGCCGGAGGCGACCCTGGGGGGGCTGCGTGCTCTGCTGA